One segment of Synchiropus splendidus isolate RoL2022-P1 chromosome 4, RoL_Sspl_1.0, whole genome shotgun sequence DNA contains the following:
- the LOC128756821 gene encoding gastrula zinc finger protein XlCGF57.1-like — MSRRSSGTRTLRRVIEVQLASAAADIFRLLTESQVPDAEELKRGVTERIAAAVERIFAVFETTSAGEKKPEAVGEIPKAANKELNHPPGPSSNSQEVPNKTTEEDAGTNSKSCRVCDKSFNRRGFLMKHVEKHLDGAEFKCGLCGHLLESSSDLKLHLQVHREHGRTCDVCGKKFSSICACEMHRQRHTGEKVQSASIKTKQAAIHSCSICSSDFSDKEAFLRHAETHDKEACCGVCSTPLDSNETLKDHIQKHRDAEKLFACSECGKSFPRKSSLERHARLHAGERPYICEFCGKTFSENAVLKRHARCHTGGRPRNYACDVCGKNFTMSQHLNVHRRIHTGEKPFSCRVCGKNFRQVGNLDSHMRIHTGEKPFICSLCGKRFRQKISLETHERFHKKETAFGCTLCGKRFVQKVDLQRHTMTHTGEKPHGCRICGKRYQEKRSLEAHQKVHAKEGEMPKPQDQTNLLQL, encoded by the exons ATGTCAAGGAGAAGCTCCGGGACTCGAACCCTGCGGCGAGTCATCGAGGTGCAGCTGGCGTCGGCAGCTGCGGACATCTTCCGCCTGCTGACGGAGTCTCAGGTGCCTGACGCGGAGGAGCTGAAAAGGGGCGTGACAGAGCGCATCGCCGCCGCCGTGGAACGAATCTTCGCCGTGTTCGAGACCACCTCGGCCGGGGAAAAGAAACCGGAAGCGGTCGGTGAGATTCCGAAGGCTGCAAATAAAG AGTTGAATCATCCACCTGGCCCATCGTCCAACTCACAGGAAGtgccaaacaaaacaactgaGGAAGATGCAGGCACAAATTCAAAGAGCTGCAGGGTTTGTGACAAGTCTTTCAACAGGCGAGGCTTCCTCATGAAACATGTGGAGAAACATCTGGACGGCGCAGAGTTTAAGTGCGGTTTGTGCGGCCATCTTCTGGAGTCCAGCTCGGACCTCAAGCTCCACCTCCAGGTTCACAGGGAGCATGGCCGAACCTGCGACGTCTGCGGGAAGAAGTTCTCATCCATCTGTGCGTGTGAAATGCACAGACAGCGACACACTGGTGAGAAGGTGCAGAGCGCCAGCATCAAGACAAAGCAAGCTGCCATTCACAGCTGCAGCATCTGCAGCAGTGACTTCAGTGACAAAGAGGCTTTTCTCAGACATGCTGAGACGCACGATAAAGAAGCGTGTTGTGGTGTGTGCAGCACACCGCTGGACTCGAATGAAACTCTCAAAGACCATATACAGAAGCACAGGGATGCAGAGAAGCTGTTTGCGTGCTCTGAATGTGGCAAATCCTTCCCTAGAAAAAGCTCCCTGGAACGCCACGCGAGGCTCCATGCTGGCGAACGGCCGTATATCTGTGAATTTTGTGGGAAAACCTTCTCTGAAAATGCAGTCCTAAAGCGGCATGCGAGATGTCACACCGGTGGGCGGCCGCGGAATTACGCCTGCGATGTTTGTGGGAAGAACTTCACGATGAGTCAGCATCTGAATGTGCACAGGCGCATCCACACGGGGGAAAAACCGTTCAGCTGCCGCGTGTGTGGGAAGAACTTTCGACAGGTGGGGAACCTGGACTCGCACATGCGCATCCACACAGGCGAAAAGCCCTTCATCTGCAGCCTCTGCGGGAAAAGATTCCGCCAGAAGATCTCGCTGGAAACGCACGAACGCTTTCACAAGAAGGAGACGGCGTTTGGCTGCACGCTGTGTGGGAAGCGCTTCGTGCAGAAGGTGGATCTACAGCGCCACACGATGACACACACGGGT